A genome region from Methanobacterium subterraneum includes the following:
- a CDS encoding CoB--CoM heterodisulfide reductase iron-sulfur subunit A family protein: MADENKQETTEEPKIGVYTCHCGINIGGVVDIDAVKEYAATLPNVVISEEYKYFCSDPGQDMIQKDIKEKGINRVVVAACSPRLHEPTFRRCVQEAGLNQFLFEFANLREHDSWVHMGEPEKATEKAKDLVRMAVAKARLLEPLEASVVSVDKRSLVIGGGVAGIQSALDLADMGFKTYLVEKQPTIGGRMAQLDKTFPTLDCSMCILAPKTVDAAKHENIELISFAEVKEVHGYIGNFQVVIEKKPRYVKEEECTGCGSCSEVCPIEMPNYFDEGMGMVKAVYIPFPQAVPLCATIDKDYCIDCKLCDQICERGAIDHDQKAERIEIDVGTIIVATGYDPYDPTEKKEWSYADAENVITGMELERLINASGPTMGKVLKPSDGEKPKSVAFIQCVGSRDAQIDKPYCSRVCCMYAMKNAQLIKDKMPDTDVAIYYMDIRAFGKGFEEFYQRSQEKYGIKFIRGRPANVLVNPDDTLSIRAEDSLLGKVTEYDYDMVVLSVGLQPPEGAEELRQTIGLSKSADGFLMEAHPKLRPVDTLTDGVYLAGVSQGPKDIPDAVAQASGAAARAAIPMVKGEVEIEPIVAVVNSDVCGGCEVCLELCPFGAIERKDEKATINVALCKGCGTCVGACPSGAMDQQHFRTGQIFAQIEAALDSGK; encoded by the coding sequence TTGGCAGATGAAAATAAGCAAGAAACAACTGAAGAACCAAAAATCGGAGTCTACACATGTCACTGTGGTATCAACATCGGTGGTGTCGTTGATATCGATGCAGTAAAAGAATATGCAGCAACCCTGCCCAACGTAGTAATATCCGAAGAATACAAATACTTCTGTTCAGACCCTGGACAGGACATGATCCAGAAGGACATTAAAGAAAAAGGCATTAACCGAGTAGTAGTGGCAGCATGTTCACCTCGACTTCACGAACCAACCTTCCGAAGATGTGTTCAGGAAGCAGGACTAAACCAGTTCCTATTCGAATTTGCAAACCTGAGAGAACACGATTCATGGGTTCACATGGGCGAACCTGAAAAAGCAACTGAAAAAGCCAAAGACTTAGTCAGAATGGCTGTTGCCAAAGCCAGGCTATTAGAACCCCTGGAAGCATCCGTTGTTTCCGTGGACAAAAGATCCCTGGTTATAGGTGGAGGAGTAGCTGGTATCCAGTCCGCACTCGACCTGGCTGACATGGGATTCAAAACCTACCTGGTAGAAAAACAACCAACCATAGGTGGACGAATGGCCCAGCTGGACAAAACATTCCCTACCCTGGACTGTTCCATGTGTATTCTAGCTCCAAAAACTGTGGACGCTGCAAAACACGAAAACATCGAACTCATCTCCTTTGCTGAAGTTAAAGAAGTTCACGGTTACATTGGTAACTTCCAAGTAGTAATTGAGAAGAAACCCCGATATGTTAAAGAAGAGGAGTGTACCGGTTGCGGAAGCTGCTCCGAAGTATGTCCAATTGAAATGCCCAACTACTTCGACGAAGGAATGGGTATGGTCAAAGCAGTGTACATCCCATTCCCACAAGCAGTACCACTATGTGCAACCATAGACAAAGATTACTGTATTGATTGTAAACTCTGTGACCAGATCTGTGAACGTGGAGCAATTGACCACGACCAGAAAGCAGAACGTATCGAAATCGATGTGGGTACCATCATCGTAGCCACTGGTTACGACCCATACGACCCAACCGAGAAGAAAGAATGGAGCTATGCTGACGCTGAAAACGTTATCACTGGTATGGAACTGGAAAGACTGATCAACGCATCCGGTCCTACCATGGGTAAAGTTCTAAAACCATCCGACGGTGAAAAACCTAAGAGCGTGGCCTTCATCCAGTGTGTGGGTAGTAGGGATGCTCAAATCGACAAACCATACTGTTCCCGTGTTTGCTGTATGTACGCCATGAAAAACGCACAACTCATCAAGGACAAAATGCCTGACACCGATGTGGCCATCTACTACATGGATATCCGAGCATTCGGTAAAGGATTTGAAGAGTTCTACCAGAGATCCCAGGAAAAATACGGAATCAAATTCATCCGCGGACGACCAGCCAATGTCCTGGTTAACCCAGACGACACCCTGTCCATCCGTGCAGAAGACAGCTTACTGGGTAAAGTCACTGAATACGATTACGACATGGTTGTTCTCTCTGTGGGTCTACAGCCTCCAGAAGGAGCTGAAGAACTCCGACAGACCATCGGTCTATCCAAATCTGCTGACGGATTCCTCATGGAAGCTCACCCCAAACTCCGACCTGTGGACACCCTCACTGACGGTGTTTACCTTGCTGGTGTATCTCAGGGTCCTAAGGATATTCCTGACGCTGTGGCCCAGGCTTCTGGTGCCGCTGCCCGAGCAGCAATACCAATGGTCAAAGGTGAAGTGGAAATCGAACCAATCGTTGCAGTGGTTAACTCCGATGTTTGTGGTGGATGCGAAGTGTGTCTAGAACTATGTCCATTCGGAGCCATTGAAAGGAAGGACGAAAAAGCAACCATCAATGTTGCACTGTGTAAAGGATGCGGAACCTGTGTAGGTGCCTGCCCATCCGGTGCAATGGACCAGCAGCACTTCCGAACTGGCCAGATATTCGCCCAGATCGAAGCTGCCCTGGATTCAGGTAAATAA
- a CDS encoding DUF169 domain-containing protein encodes MKYQELGKKFKNILKLEREPVAMKWVSHEPRNIPKEEEKSRFCTKLDKSMKGEIFYSTAEEEECMGGLKYTGMKDPKEFPKNMRSGSFLVPAGVYKSIPAVQRSWKDNLAIEPHIFSAIIFAPLIEADFEPDVIFVVANARQGMEILHANAYDSGSHGLGADSGPICSSMASIPYLTSKVTYGFGDIGSRNHMDLHDEEIMVSIPASDLERIIQNLEEMKTKTFFRRDETKTNGD; translated from the coding sequence ATGAAGTACCAGGAACTGGGTAAAAAATTCAAAAACATTCTTAAACTGGAAAGGGAACCCGTGGCTATGAAATGGGTTTCCCACGAACCGCGAAATATTCCCAAAGAAGAAGAAAAATCAAGATTCTGCACCAAACTGGACAAATCCATGAAGGGGGAGATTTTCTATTCAACTGCAGAAGAAGAAGAGTGTATGGGCGGTCTTAAATACACTGGAATGAAAGATCCAAAAGAATTTCCTAAAAACATGCGCAGTGGTTCATTTTTAGTCCCAGCAGGAGTTTATAAGAGCATACCCGCAGTGCAACGATCCTGGAAGGATAACCTGGCTATTGAACCCCATATATTCAGTGCCATAATCTTCGCACCACTTATAGAGGCCGATTTTGAACCAGATGTGATATTCGTAGTGGCCAATGCCCGCCAGGGAATGGAAATCCTCCACGCCAACGCCTACGACTCCGGATCACATGGATTAGGGGCTGATTCAGGCCCTATCTGCAGTTCAATGGCTTCTATACCTTACCTTACCAGTAAAGTCACCTATGGTTTTGGTGATATTGGATCCCGAAACCATATGGATCTCCATGATGAGGAGATTATGGTCAGCATTCCGGCCTCTGATCTGGAAAGGATAATCCAAAACTTGGAAGAAATGAAAACAAAAACTTTCTTCCGGAGGGATGAAACCAAAACAAATGGAGACTAG
- the glyA gene encoding serine hydroxymethyltransferase, whose product MSDNEKYAQEIKDITKKHHEWMKNSVNLIASENITSISVREALATDLSHRYAEGLPCHRLYEGCQYIDEIENITIDLSKKLYNAEHANVQPISGVVANMGSFFALANHGDGMMALEVPVGGHISHANVSAAGIRGLKVSPHPFDEEKMNIDADAMKKEILTLKPKIVLLGGSLFLFPHPVEEAREAADEVGAKVMYDGAHVLGLIAGGQFQDPLREGADLLVGSTHKTFPGPQGGIILCKGELKQKIDDAVFPGVVSNHHLHHLAALGIATAEMAEFGEAYAKQIIANAQALAQNFHELGFKVLCEDMGFTESHQVAMDMSNIGKASKMAKDLEANNIILNKNLLPWDDVNRSDDPSGIRVGTQELTRRGLKESHMAEVAELIKKVVVDGKTVKDEASEFISSFDTVHYAFREDRAYDYIEF is encoded by the coding sequence ATGTCAGATAATGAAAAATACGCTCAGGAAATAAAGGATATTACCAAAAAGCATCATGAATGGATGAAAAACAGTGTGAATCTCATTGCCAGTGAGAACATCACCAGTATCAGTGTCAGAGAGGCACTGGCCACTGATCTGTCCCACCGGTATGCAGAAGGACTGCCCTGTCACCGACTGTACGAGGGATGCCAGTACATCGATGAGATTGAGAACATCACCATTGACCTATCCAAAAAACTCTATAATGCTGAACACGCTAATGTACAACCCATATCCGGAGTAGTTGCCAATATGGGATCATTCTTTGCTTTGGCCAACCATGGAGATGGAATGATGGCCCTGGAAGTTCCCGTAGGCGGCCATATTAGCCATGCCAATGTGAGTGCTGCTGGTATCAGGGGTCTAAAAGTATCACCCCACCCTTTCGATGAAGAAAAAATGAACATCGACGCTGACGCCATGAAAAAGGAAATACTCACCCTTAAACCAAAAATAGTCCTTTTAGGGGGTAGTTTATTCCTCTTCCCCCACCCAGTGGAGGAAGCCCGAGAAGCAGCTGATGAAGTGGGTGCCAAGGTAATGTATGATGGTGCACACGTTCTGGGACTCATTGCCGGAGGACAGTTCCAGGATCCACTACGGGAAGGAGCAGATTTACTGGTAGGAAGTACCCACAAAACATTCCCCGGCCCCCAGGGCGGTATTATCCTCTGTAAAGGAGAATTAAAACAAAAAATTGATGATGCAGTGTTTCCTGGTGTGGTTAGTAACCATCATCTCCACCATCTGGCAGCCCTGGGCATAGCCACTGCAGAAATGGCTGAATTTGGAGAAGCCTACGCCAAACAGATCATTGCCAATGCCCAGGCACTGGCACAGAATTTCCATGAACTGGGTTTCAAAGTACTGTGTGAAGATATGGGCTTCACTGAATCCCACCAGGTGGCCATGGACATGTCCAACATCGGAAAAGCATCCAAGATGGCCAAAGACCTGGAAGCCAATAACATCATTCTCAACAAGAACCTCCTCCCATGGGATGATGTTAACCGCTCTGATGATCCATCAGGTATACGAGTGGGAACTCAGGAGCTAACTCGCCGCGGACTGAAGGAATCACACATGGCAGAAGTGGCCGAACTCATAAAAAAGGTAGTTGTTGACGGTAAAACAGTTAAAGATGAAGCATCTGAATTCATATCCTCATTTGATACTGTACACTACGCTTTCCGTGAGGACCGGGCCTACGACTACATAGAATTTTAA
- a CDS encoding dihydromethanopterin reductase (acceptor), with protein MKIAWAFTGAGHLLRESVETLEKLATEHKVTVLLSGAGEEVLKMYGLFDRVKSVTGGYYQELILEKDQMWSYPISGRFSLGRYDLLIVSPTTSNTIAKLVHGIADSLVTNAVAQSGKGKVKTLLVPVDLESGDLDTVLPSKLELDLCQNCTTCEAAAVCPPDAITPGVEINLLKCQGCAACQTACPYGAVSGGSIITIHMREIDIKNSRKLHHLEGVEVLKDPLEILSHL; from the coding sequence ATGAAAATTGCCTGGGCCTTCACCGGAGCAGGTCATCTGCTCAGAGAAAGCGTGGAAACACTGGAAAAACTTGCAACAGAACATAAGGTAACTGTACTGCTTTCTGGTGCTGGTGAAGAAGTTTTAAAAATGTACGGACTCTTCGACCGTGTTAAATCAGTTACCGGAGGATATTATCAGGAGCTGATTTTGGAAAAGGACCAAATGTGGAGTTATCCCATATCTGGTCGTTTTTCCCTGGGGAGATACGATTTATTAATTGTTTCCCCCACCACCTCCAACACCATTGCCAAACTGGTTCATGGAATTGCTGACAGCCTGGTGACCAATGCCGTGGCCCAATCCGGTAAAGGGAAAGTAAAAACCCTGCTGGTCCCAGTTGACCTTGAATCTGGAGATTTAGATACGGTTCTCCCCTCTAAACTCGAACTGGACCTATGCCAGAACTGTACTACTTGTGAGGCTGCAGCAGTATGCCCTCCCGATGCCATCACCCCTGGAGTGGAGATCAACCTCCTTAAATGCCAGGGATGTGCTGCCTGCCAAACGGCATGCCCCTACGGTGCAGTGAGCGGAGGTAGCATTATCACCATCCACATGCGGGAAATTGACATTAAAAACAGCAGGAAACTTCATCATCTGGAGGGAGTGGAAGTTTTAAAGGACCCATTAGAAATATTAAGCCATCTATAA
- a CDS encoding HEAT repeat domain-containing protein, translated as MAEEHKRIGFLLEELKSNDWKVREDAAELLGEVGEPNAVEHLIEALEDNDWHVREAAALSLAIFEDERTIEPLIRLMDDKKANVRYGAAIGLSMVGDQRAVDVLEKATADENSVVRKVAKLALKEVKNRL; from the coding sequence TTGGCTGAAGAACATAAAAGAATAGGTTTCCTTCTGGAAGAACTTAAAAGTAATGATTGGAAGGTTCGTGAAGATGCTGCCGAACTTTTAGGAGAAGTTGGGGAGCCGAACGCAGTTGAACATTTAATAGAAGCCCTTGAAGATAATGATTGGCATGTCAGGGAGGCTGCCGCCCTTTCACTGGCAATATTTGAAGATGAAAGAACTATTGAACCTTTGATAAGGCTCATGGATGATAAAAAAGCCAATGTAAGATACGGAGCAGCCATAGGTTTATCCATGGTAGGAGACCAGCGTGCAGTGGATGTGCTGGAGAAGGCCACTGCTGATGAAAATTCTGTGGTTCGTAAAGTGGCCAAATTGGCCCTCAAAGAGGTTAAAAACCGGTTATAA
- a CDS encoding nuclear transport factor 2 family protein translates to MVDDKIQKAVHRLLEEYSQAYQNKDVEGILELFVDSDDLVVIGTGDDEWVNGINELKSGFERDMGQADTINVKFRDISISSSSNVAWLSSHMNMEATVEGQEIYLPGRLTAVVLEKNGKWLFANLHYSLPSDLQEEGKAWPEI, encoded by the coding sequence ATGGTAGATGATAAAATACAAAAAGCAGTACACCGCCTTTTAGAAGAATATTCCCAAGCATACCAAAACAAAGACGTTGAAGGGATATTGGAACTATTCGTAGACAGTGATGACCTGGTAGTGATTGGTACTGGGGATGACGAGTGGGTTAATGGTATAAATGAGCTTAAATCCGGATTTGAAAGGGATATGGGCCAGGCAGATACTATAAATGTTAAGTTCAGAGATATTTCCATCTCCTCTTCAAGTAATGTGGCCTGGTTATCCAGCCACATGAACATGGAAGCCACAGTAGAGGGTCAAGAAATATACCTTCCGGGTCGTTTAACTGCAGTTGTTCTGGAAAAAAATGGAAAATGGCTTTTTGCCAACCTTCACTATTCTTTACCTAGTGATCTCCAGGAAGAAGGTAAAGCCTGGCCAGAGATATAA
- a CDS encoding DUF5750 family protein: protein MQLNVKIIDYGFSDSLKSYYVTYRITGLNGEELSQLEVLLEDPVTVKDDELYLNVYFEKEYYPFGTEDSKTRLEDYQAREEIEMTAYLLALLQDH from the coding sequence TTGCAGTTAAATGTGAAGATCATTGATTACGGGTTTTCAGATAGTTTGAAAAGTTACTACGTAACTTACAGGATAACTGGACTTAATGGGGAAGAATTAAGTCAGTTGGAGGTTCTTTTGGAGGATCCGGTCACGGTTAAGGATGATGAATTATATCTAAATGTTTATTTTGAGAAGGAATATTATCCCTTTGGCACTGAGGATTCTAAAACCCGATTGGAAGACTATCAGGCCAGGGAGGAGATAGAGATGACTGCATACCTCCTGGCTCTCCTGCAAGACCATTGA
- a CDS encoding DUF192 domain-containing protein, producing MIRLKTIFMSYVFIVNKTKGTNLGNADVANSFFSRFKGLMMVKKLEMGLILKLPSDRSRRASGIHMFFMRIPLDVVFADSDKKVVDTVTLDPWTTYTPVAPARYVIELEIGKIAESNTEIGDELDFACESA from the coding sequence ATGATTAGGTTAAAAACTATCTTTATGAGTTATGTGTTTATAGTAAATAAAACTAAGGGCACCAACCTGGGAAATGCCGATGTTGCCAACAGTTTTTTCTCCCGTTTCAAGGGGTTAATGATGGTAAAAAAATTAGAGATGGGACTTATCTTAAAATTACCTTCTGATAGGAGTCGAAGAGCTTCGGGTATTCATATGTTCTTCATGCGCATACCCCTCGATGTGGTATTCGCAGATTCTGATAAAAAAGTGGTGGACACAGTCACCCTTGATCCCTGGACCACCTACACGCCAGTAGCACCAGCCCGATATGTTATTGAACTGGAAATAGGTAAAATCGCCGAATCGAACACGGAAATTGGTGATGAACTGGACTTCGCCTGTGAGAGTGCATGA
- a CDS encoding methionine adenosyltransferase, giving the protein MRNIIVEELIQKPIEEQEIEIVERKGIGHPDSISDGIAESVSRGLCNAYLDHFGGVLHHNTDEVQITAGESYPEFGGGDIIKPMDILLTGRGVPEYEGRKIGIDRIAIKAAKNYLKETLINLDVETCTVVECKIGHGSGDLVDVFGREGTPKSNDTSFGVGFAPFSETERMVMAIEELLNSKEFKKKYPQVGEDIKVMGLRDHDQITLTVAVAMISKYVDGVETYLDTKEELNEIITNLAKEHTARDVTTFINTADNPNCESEEGYYLTVTGTSAEMGDDGSVGRGNRANGLITPNRPMSMEATSGKNPINHVGKIYNLLSNQMANDIVKEVEGVNQAYMMILSQIGSHIDQPRAASAQLILEKGYQMSEVRSEVQGVMDTWLAEINKITEMLIKGKLRTF; this is encoded by the coding sequence ATGAGAAATATTATTGTTGAAGAGCTAATTCAAAAACCCATTGAGGAACAAGAGATAGAAATCGTTGAAAGGAAAGGTATCGGGCATCCGGACAGTATAAGTGACGGAATAGCTGAATCAGTTAGCCGTGGCCTATGCAATGCTTATCTTGATCATTTTGGTGGTGTATTGCACCATAACACTGATGAAGTCCAGATAACTGCAGGGGAATCCTACCCTGAATTCGGGGGAGGAGATATAATAAAACCCATGGATATCCTCCTCACTGGAAGGGGAGTTCCAGAATACGAAGGAAGGAAAATTGGTATCGACAGGATAGCAATCAAAGCAGCCAAAAATTACCTTAAAGAAACCCTGATCAACCTGGATGTGGAAACCTGTACCGTGGTTGAGTGCAAAATCGGGCATGGTTCCGGAGACCTGGTGGATGTTTTCGGAAGAGAAGGAACCCCTAAATCCAACGATACATCATTCGGAGTTGGTTTCGCACCATTCTCAGAAACGGAAAGGATGGTTATGGCCATTGAAGAACTTTTGAATTCAAAAGAGTTCAAAAAGAAATATCCACAAGTAGGAGAGGATATTAAGGTAATGGGACTCCGTGATCATGATCAAATCACCCTTACCGTGGCTGTGGCCATGATATCCAAGTATGTGGACGGTGTGGAAACTTACTTGGACACCAAGGAAGAGCTTAATGAGATCATCACCAACCTGGCCAAGGAACACACCGCCCGAGATGTAACCACCTTCATAAACACTGCAGACAATCCTAACTGCGAATCTGAGGAAGGTTACTACCTAACTGTAACCGGTACCTCCGCGGAGATGGGAGACGATGGTTCCGTAGGTCGGGGAAACCGTGCCAACGGACTTATAACTCCCAACCGGCCAATGTCCATGGAAGCCACCTCTGGTAAAAACCCCATAAATCATGTGGGTAAAATATACAATCTTCTATCGAACCAAATGGCCAATGACATCGTGAAAGAAGTGGAGGGAGTTAACCAAGCCTATATGATGATTCTAAGCCAGATTGGATCCCATATTGACCAGCCTAGAGCTGCCAGTGCCCAGCTCATCCTGGAGAAAGGTTACCAAATGAGTGAAGTTCGCAGCGAAGTTCAGGGAGTTATGGACACCTGGCTGGCAGAAATCAACAAAATAACTGAGATGTTAATAAAGGGAAAACTTCGAACCTTCTAA
- the ileS gene encoding isoleucine--tRNA ligase — protein MAIKEAPRSYQSSTIEEKVQKFWDDKQIYQHTKDLRKDQPNFSFLDGPPYCSGRIHLGTAWNKTIKDSFLRFKSMSGFNVRRQAGWDTHGLPIEHKVEGLLGLKSKKEIESRIGIENFVNKCKEFAVENQGLMTKQFEKMGVWMDWDNPYVTYDTQYMESCWWTLKKAHEKELLVNDLRVITWCPRCETALALAEIDYENKEDPSIYVKFPLKEEENTYVLVWTTTPWTLPANLAVCVHPDYDYAYVKVENEGRDEVYLMAEALVEATFPEQDYEIIKVVKGSDLEGIEYLHPLTGLITPNYAQTTISSDSNAKIDFNYRILPGNHVTLTEGTGCVHTAPGHGPDDFEIGKEFGLPIFCPVDEAGLFTPDAGKYEGQFVKDADPYIIADLDAHNLLFKEGIIDHRYGFCWRCKTPIIYLATKQWFLKITAVKDQMLHELDKVEWVPSWAGESRFRNWVENARDWTISRQRYWGIPIPIWLCEDCGKMEVVGSISELREKIVEGELEGDFIHRPHVDEIKLGCSCGGKMQRTPDVLDVWIDSGVAGWAALHYPQEKEMFEEWYPYQFITEGHDQTRGWFYSQMGCGVIALDTVPYQKVLMHGFTLDEEGKKMSKSLGNVVEPDEVIEKYGADVLRFYLLWGNKPWDDLKFNWDELGTVNKMFNILWNVYVFSTTYMALDEFNPTLHSKDDLIFRDEDRWITSRVHSVALEVTEAMDSLHLHKATRSLNHFILEDLSRWYVRLIRGRTWVEKEDPDKLGAYYTLYHVLKDMITIMAPLAPHITEEIYQNLVRSVEEDAPESVHMRDWCLNEELIDQKLENNMDILREIIEACARARDVARYKLRWPVREIMIVTEDEKVVQAAEALSDVLTEQANTKSVQTSEEFEGLKVLATPNMKTLGPKLRGDVPKVAAKLASADGAEIVNALESSGEYLVELEDKTITLENGDVVFETELPDNVVSAEFTGGSVFVDTKLTPEILSEAMSRELIRRVQDMRKDLDLDVEANISVSVNCSLKFQELVEPHLDFISHEVRAKSLVFGSDKGDYTKKWNIEEHELVISIK, from the coding sequence ATGGCAATCAAGGAAGCCCCACGATCATACCAGTCCAGCACCATAGAGGAGAAGGTACAGAAATTCTGGGATGATAAACAAATATACCAACATACTAAGGATTTAAGGAAGGATCAGCCTAATTTTTCATTTTTAGATGGACCACCATACTGCAGTGGCAGGATACACCTTGGAACCGCCTGGAATAAAACTATAAAAGATAGTTTCCTCCGCTTCAAATCCATGTCCGGGTTCAATGTACGCAGGCAGGCCGGATGGGACACCCATGGACTGCCCATTGAACATAAAGTGGAAGGACTCCTGGGACTCAAGAGTAAAAAGGAAATTGAAAGCAGGATCGGTATTGAAAACTTTGTGAATAAGTGTAAGGAGTTTGCGGTGGAAAACCAGGGCTTGATGACCAAACAGTTCGAAAAAATGGGTGTTTGGATGGATTGGGATAATCCTTACGTGACATATGATACCCAATACATGGAAAGCTGCTGGTGGACCCTTAAAAAAGCCCATGAAAAGGAACTTCTGGTTAACGATCTGCGGGTTATCACCTGGTGCCCCCGCTGTGAAACTGCACTGGCCCTGGCTGAGATCGACTATGAAAACAAGGAAGACCCCTCCATCTACGTTAAATTCCCCCTAAAAGAAGAGGAAAATACCTACGTCCTGGTGTGGACCACCACACCCTGGACCCTACCTGCTAACCTGGCAGTTTGTGTGCATCCAGATTATGATTATGCCTACGTAAAGGTTGAAAATGAAGGCAGAGACGAAGTTTATCTGATGGCCGAAGCCCTGGTGGAAGCCACCTTCCCAGAACAGGATTATGAAATAATTAAAGTGGTTAAAGGAAGCGATCTAGAAGGAATTGAATATTTACACCCACTTACAGGTTTAATAACTCCAAATTATGCCCAAACCACCATTTCGAGTGATTCAAATGCGAAAATTGATTTCAATTATCGCATCCTCCCCGGAAACCATGTTACCCTCACCGAAGGAACCGGTTGTGTGCACACTGCCCCAGGACACGGTCCTGATGATTTTGAAATTGGAAAAGAATTCGGATTGCCCATATTCTGTCCAGTGGATGAGGCAGGATTATTCACCCCAGATGCAGGTAAATACGAAGGTCAGTTCGTTAAAGATGCTGATCCTTACATAATCGCCGATCTGGATGCCCATAACCTTTTATTCAAAGAAGGGATCATAGATCACCGTTACGGGTTCTGCTGGAGGTGTAAAACTCCCATCATCTACCTGGCCACCAAACAGTGGTTTTTGAAGATCACCGCAGTGAAGGATCAGATGCTCCATGAACTGGACAAGGTGGAATGGGTGCCGTCCTGGGCTGGTGAAAGCAGGTTCCGGAACTGGGTTGAGAATGCCAGGGACTGGACCATATCCCGGCAGCGTTACTGGGGTATACCCATACCCATATGGCTCTGTGAGGACTGTGGGAAGATGGAAGTGGTAGGATCCATCAGTGAACTTAGGGAAAAAATTGTGGAAGGAGAATTAGAGGGAGATTTCATCCACCGACCACACGTGGATGAGATCAAACTGGGCTGTTCCTGTGGTGGGAAAATGCAACGCACACCGGATGTTCTGGATGTTTGGATCGATTCCGGAGTAGCAGGATGGGCTGCTCTCCACTACCCCCAGGAGAAGGAGATGTTTGAGGAATGGTATCCTTACCAATTCATCACTGAAGGCCATGACCAGACCAGAGGATGGTTTTACTCCCAGATGGGGTGTGGAGTAATCGCCCTGGACACAGTACCATATCAGAAGGTATTAATGCATGGTTTCACCCTTGACGAGGAGGGGAAAAAGATGAGCAAGTCCCTGGGGAACGTGGTGGAACCTGATGAAGTTATTGAAAAGTACGGGGCAGATGTTCTTCGTTTCTACCTACTGTGGGGTAACAAACCATGGGATGACTTGAAGTTCAACTGGGATGAACTGGGAACTGTGAACAAGATGTTCAACATTCTCTGGAATGTTTACGTCTTCAGCACCACCTACATGGCCCTGGACGAATTCAACCCCACCCTCCATAGCAAGGATGATCTGATATTCCGTGATGAGGACCGCTGGATCACCTCAAGGGTGCATTCGGTGGCTCTTGAGGTTACCGAAGCCATGGACAGCTTGCACCTTCACAAGGCCACCCGTAGCCTCAACCATTTCATACTGGAGGATCTGAGCCGCTGGTACGTTCGCCTCATCAGGGGAAGGACTTGGGTGGAAAAAGAAGATCCTGATAAACTGGGAGCCTACTACACCCTTTACCATGTGCTTAAAGATATGATAACCATCATGGCACCCCTAGCACCACACATCACCGAAGAGATTTACCAGAACCTGGTGCGCAGCGTGGAAGAGGATGCACCGGAAAGTGTTCATATGCGGGACTGGTGTCTTAACGAGGAACTCATTGACCAAAAACTGGAAAACAATATGGATATATTGCGGGAGATTATAGAGGCCTGTGCCCGTGCCCGTGATGTGGCCCGTTACAAACTACGCTGGCCCGTAAGGGAGATCATGATCGTCACTGAAGATGAGAAGGTCGTCCAGGCTGCAGAGGCCCTCTCGGATGTGCTCACCGAACAGGCCAACACCAAAAGCGTGCAGACTTCAGAGGAGTTTGAAGGTCTTAAAGTCCTGGCCACTCCCAACATGAAAACATTAGGACCTAAACTCCGTGGAGATGTTCCAAAAGTAGCTGCCAAACTGGCTTCAGCCGATGGTGCGGAGATTGTCAATGCCCTCGAGTCCAGTGGGGAGTACCTGGTGGAACTGGAGGATAAGACCATCACCCTGGAGAACGGGGATGTGGTCTTTGAAACTGAACTCCCGGATAACGTGGTTAGTGCTGAATTTACTGGCGGAAGTGTTTTTGTGGACACTAAACTCACCCCGGAGATATTATCGGAGGCCATGTCCCGCGAACTTATCAGAAGAGTGCAGGATATGCGTAAAGATCTGGATCTGGATGTGGAAGCCAATATCAGTGTAAGCGTAAACTGCAGTCTAAAGTTCCAGGAACTGGTGGAACCGCACCTTGACTTCATCTCCCATGAAGTGAGAGCAAAAAGTCTTGTGTTCGGATCTGATAAGGGAGATTACACTAAGAAATGGAATATTGAAGAGCACGAATTAGTTATAAGCATTAAATAG